The DNA region CACTCTCTGACGGTCGGTCGCTTCTTCGACGCAGAGTCGAACCAATCATACCCCGGTTGCCGACTGCCTCCTCTTCTCGGTCGCCGACTGCATCCTCTGTCTCTCGGATACCGCTTCTGACAGGGCCGGTCCGGCCCTCGGGAGTGAGGCTACGGACCGACACCGCTTCGCCTGTCACTCCGTCTCGGCCGAGACGGGGTCGTCCTCGCTCGCTGCAGGAATCGACACCGCCTCGGGTCGGTCACCGGCAGCCTCGGCAGGTGGTCTCGCGGCCTCCTTCCCACCGGAGAGCGCTCGCAGGGAGACGACCAGCCCCGCACCCGCGAGGACCAGGCCGCCCGCGAGTCCGAACGCGAACAGGTAGCCGACGGTCGCCGCCCAGCCGCCGAGGACGCCACCGACGCCGCCCGCGACGGCGCCGAGGGCGGTGTGGACGCCCAGCACCTCGCCCCTGACCGCGGGGGGTGCGAGCCGGGTCACGATGGCCGTCCCGACGACCGCGATGAACGCCCAGGTCGCGCCGATGGCGGCGAGGCCGACGCCGGCCACCCCCAGGCCGAGCGTCAGCGTCCCGATGCCCGTGACGAGGGCGACGGTCGGGAAGAGGACGCCCCGGGCCGCGAGTGCGCCGGACTGGAGGAGTCGGATGTCGAGTTTCCCCGCGAACGAACCGGCGCGCTCGTAGAGGACGGCCGAGCCGAGGCTGGAGGCGAGGTAGAGCGCGAACACCTGCCCCGAGTCGAACCGCAACTCGGTGAAGAACAGCGGGAGTGGCGCCCAGAACGCCGCCGAGCCGGTGAAGAAGAGCACGGCTGCCAGGAGGTACGTCGCCAGCGCCGGGTTCACCCGGCCGCGGAGCCGCCGCGGGTGGAACGCCTGCGTCGACCAGTAGAGGCGGTTCGGGGAGAACGCGAAGGTCGCACCCTTGACGCCGCGGCGCGAACTCGACAGCAGGCGCGCGACCTTCCGGACCTTCCGGTCGCTCGTGACGTGGTCCGCCGGGGCAGGGTTCGGCAGCGACCGGGCGGCCCCGAGGACGCTCAGGGCTGCACAGGCCGAGAGGAGCCAGAACAGGACGCGGGTGACCGCCTCGGCGCCCACGAGCTGTGTCGCGACCAGCGGCCAGACCGTCCCGAGGACGAGTCCGCCGGCCCAGCCGTACCCCTGGTACTTGTTCAACTGGCCGATGCGCTGGCTCCAGGCGGACTCCGGGGCGTCGTCGACCACGAGCATCGTCATCACTGGCGCGATGGACGCGACGAACAGCCAGAGCGCCGCGTTGGCGACGATGACGAGCGTGATGCTGGTGACCAGTGGAATCACGGCCAGAGCCACCGCGACGATGCCGAGCGTCGCCAGCACCAGTGGGCGCCGGTGGCCGACCCGGTTCGCGAGCTTCCCGAACAGGATGGCACCCGGGGCCCCGATGACGGCCGCGGTCGCCGCCAGGATACCGAGCTGGACCGGCGACGCGCCGAGCTGGACGATGTAGAGCGGGACGAGCAGCGAGGCGCCGCCGAAGGCGACCGACC from Haloarchaeobius amylolyticus includes:
- a CDS encoding MFS transporter yields the protein MTDRWLYSWALGSVAFGGASLLVPLYIVQLGASPVQLGILAATAAVIGAPGAILFGKLANRVGHRRPLVLATLGIVAVALAVIPLVTSITLVIVANAALWLFVASIAPVMTMLVVDDAPESAWSQRIGQLNKYQGYGWAGGLVLGTVWPLVATQLVGAEAVTRVLFWLLSACAALSVLGAARSLPNPAPADHVTSDRKVRKVARLLSSSRRGVKGATFAFSPNRLYWSTQAFHPRRLRGRVNPALATYLLAAVLFFTGSAAFWAPLPLFFTELRFDSGQVFALYLASSLGSAVLYERAGSFAGKLDIRLLQSGALAARGVLFPTVALVTGIGTLTLGLGVAGVGLAAIGATWAFIAVVGTAIVTRLAPPAVRGEVLGVHTALGAVAGGVGGVLGGWAATVGYLFAFGLAGGLVLAGAGLVVSLRALSGGKEAARPPAEAAGDRPEAVSIPAASEDDPVSAETE